A region from the Mercenaria mercenaria strain notata chromosome 7, MADL_Memer_1, whole genome shotgun sequence genome encodes:
- the LOC123556109 gene encoding ankyrin repeat domain-containing protein 26-like, which yields MDIFTAIAQGRVRQIGHILQDNENSLSITTHDGKTALIYAVCEAKDEIRTHLVRMLLKQGSEINATDENGRTALMYASMDNDKLDLVRVLARCKGCDPNIKDNEGNTAIMHAIMCANAAAIKVLVNSSVTKSTINLELANGQGLTSLELSVKLQMPECCKVLVCEGGANTKHVNNQVGLMRLLEDENLFQRNNTPHSRHPSRNAFVNRKLDSPILENKQFEGSYMSRDTTPNYVDDFLGRGTPHNGLSRSNSLHRSNSNLYKRRPEAGSRPSSLSFAKDVLGILNSQKNLKRVLTPISGRNGTPVTTKAEISEDQSIGNRTRLPSIPSGRKLFLVSSKNNFNGYGNSET from the coding sequence ATGGATATTTTCACTGCGATTGCCCAAGGGCGTGTCAGACAAATAGGACACATTTTGCAAGACAATGAAAACAGTTTATCTATCACAACCCATGATGGAAAAACTGCGCTTATATATGCCGTTTGTGAAGCCAAAGATGAAATAAGGACGCATCTAGTGCGCATGCTCCTTAAACAAGGAAGTGAGATAAACGCGACGGACGAAAATGGGCGAACCGCGTTGATGTACGCGTCAATGGACAACGACAAACTAGATCTAGTACGTGTATTGGCTAGATGTAAGGGTTGTGATCCAAATATTAAAGACAATGAAGGAAATACGGCGATAATGCACGCAATCATGTGCGCAAATGCGGCGGCAATAAAAGTTCTTGTGAACTCGTCTGTCACTAAGTCAACGATAAATCTCGAATTAGCAAACGGACAAGGGCTTACGTCATTGGAACTGAGTGTCAAATTACAAATGCCAGAATGTTGTAAGGTTCTTGTCTGTGAGGGTGGTGCAAATACGAAGCACGTAAACAACCAAGTGGGGCTTATGCGACTTCTTGAGGATGAAAACTTGTTTCAAAGAAATAATACCCCGCATTCTAGACACCCTtcaaggaatgcatttgtaaacaGGAAATTAGATTCTCCAATTCTTGAAAATAAACAGTTCGAAGGGTCATACATGTCACGTGACACGACACCAAATTATGTTGACGATTTTCTAGGAAGAGGAACACCACACAACGGACTCTCGCGCTCAAATAGTCTCCACAGAAGCAATAGTAACTTGTACAAGCGACGTCCAGAAGCCGGAAGTCGACCTTCCAGTCTGTCGTTCGCGAAAGATGTACTTGGGATATTAAACTCACAGAAAAACTTAAAGCGAGTGTTGACACCAATTTCCGGAAGAAACGGAACACCGGTTACGACAAAGGCCGAGATTTCCGAAGATCAGTCTATCGGAAATAGAACCAGACTTCCCAGTATTCCAAGCGGCCGGAAGTTATTCCTAGTGTCATCCAAAAACAATTTTAATGGTTATGGTAATTCGGAAACGTAG